CACATCTATAAGGATACACTGCTGAACTTTGGTCATACGGGCGATGAAGTGACCTTCGACGTCGATGTCGCTGAAAAAGGGGAAACAAGTTTCATCTTCACGTATGCCAACGCCGGAAGCGACACGGAGCGAACCATCTATGTCGACGGCGAGCCTGTCCTTGATGAGAACGGCAAGCCCTACAAAGTCGTCTTTAAAAGCACCGGCAATATCGATTCATACAGCGAAGACGGATATGTCGTACTGCCTGAGCTGTCGGCAGGAAAGCATGAAATCACACTGAAGCAGGAAGAAGGACAACAAGGAACGATCCACCTGCGCCGTATGACCATCGGATTATTCGACGAACCTTCCGTCCGCCTGATGGACGCAGGCCTCGCCGCAATGGGTGCGACGCATATCGAAATCGGCACTGCCGAAAAATTCGAGGAAGGGCCGAACATGCTGGCCCACGAATACTACCCGAACCGCAGCAAGAAAATGAGCGGATCACTCAAAGAATCAATGAAAGATTACTACAAATTCTTCGCCGCCTATGAAAACATTCTGTACGACAGCACCCAGACAGATACCCAAATAAAAGTCGAGAAGGACGGAAAAGAAGTCAACGTGAGTGACAACGGGGAGCAAAACAGCATTTGGTCAATCGTCAGGAATAACAAGGACAATAAAGGTTTTGAGGACTATGAGGTCGTTCATCTTATCAATCTCTTAAACAACGACTCTAATTGGAGAAACGCGGCTGCCAAGCCTGAAACTCAAAAAGAACTGACGGTCAGATACCCGATCGGGCAGTCAGCTGAAGAACTCCCGGAACTGAAAGTCTATGCAGCAAGCCCTGACAAACGAGAAGGGATAATGGAGGAACTTAAGTACAGCTGGGATCAGGAAGAATTGGTCATCACTGTACCGAGCCTGGAGTATTGGGAGATCCTTGTGATTGATCGTGATGGGGTAGAGGGAGAAAAAACGTCGAAGATTAAGATTAAGAAGTAACAGCTTTGGTGGAATATTGTAAAAGAAAGCAGCAGCTTATTGGTGTAAGCTGCTGCTTTCTTTCTTGGCTAACTTAATAACTTCTTTCACATCGGCACCTCTATAAATAGAAGTCTTTTTATCATGATCTGTAAAATAAACCTCCCCATAGTCATGTTTACGGTTAAATCCGACAATCATAAAATTGTATGTTTGCTTATCTTTTAATAGGATGAATTCTTGTTTTTTGATGTTAATACCCCCAATTGACTACCAAGTCAATCTTCTTTACTTCATCTATTTTTTATCTTAGCGAATTCCTTGAAAATCAAATCCATACTAATTCCTGTTTTAATATGTATGATGCACAGTGTTAGAGCACTAGGGATTCTTTGCCCGCGCTCGATCATCCCGTAGCCTTCTTCTGACAATTCAGTTGTCTCAGCAAACTCAGCCTGGGTCATTCCAAGTTCATATCTTCCCCGTTTCAAATGTTCACCCAGTAATTTCGCAAATTGTTGATTTTCTTCTTTTACCAAAGGTTTCTCCCCTTTTTACAATCATTATCAAATCGGGGAAAACCGAGCACCACAAACAGATAGTTGGATTATTACAAAATATGTAAAATATATAAAGTTTATTTTTTGTCTCTGTCTTTATCAAAAGAATTACTACTGGCCGATCAACTATAAGGGAAGGATTGTCAGAAGTTTGCTTGAATAATTGGACAGAAAGTGGAATGTTTGACTCTATTTAAATTCATGAACACCTATCAAAATGTTAAAATATAGATAATCCAAACAATAGGAGGTCACCAACATGCCCACCTACAATAAGTTAGTCAGGGATAAAATCCCACAAATCATTGAAAGTAAAGGTAAGAAGTTTTCAATAAAGGTCCTTAACGATGAAGACTACATAAAGTATTTAAAAGAAAAAGCTTATGAGGAATTGGATGAGTGCTGTGCTGCCGAAACAGATGGTGAAGCAATGGAAGAGCTTGCTGATCTGTTAGAGGTTATCCGTGCTTTGGCAGTGCAACATGGGTCTTCTATAGAAGAAGTGGAAGCAGGGCGGATAGATAAGGTTGAGAAACGTGGGGGGTTTCAGGAGAAGGTGTTTTTGATTGAGGTGGAGGATTGATTCAATTAAATTTGTAACCGATTTAAAATATAGGAAACAATGAGTTTTTTAAGAATGGGAGAATGGTTGCTGCGGGGAAAACGGAGTATAAGTATAAATATTAATTTTAACTAATAGCACATCGGGAAGGAAGTTGGATTAAATTGAAACTGATTTCATGGAATTGTCAAAGAGGATTCTTGAGGAAAGAGAAACATGAAAAGATACTGAACCTTATGCCTGATATTGCTTTAATTCAAGAGTGCATCCATCCTGGTAGTCTTAAAGATACGCTTAAACATAATGATGTTATATGGGCAGGGAAAGAGGACGGAATAGGCATAGGTGTTTTCTCCTTTTCGGAAGATATTAGTCTTAAACTGTTAGTCGATGAAATGAAGTATGAATGGATTGTTCCTATTAAGGTGTCTGGGAAGGTTGACTTTGTGTTGATTGCTGTTTGGACAAAAAGACTTCCTGGAGTCTCATATGGGAAAGTACTTTATTCTGCTTTGAAAGAATATCGGCACTTCTTTCTTAACAATCAGGTAATGGTGGTAGGTGATTTTAACATTGATCAAAAACTGCCTGCCAGTTATTCAGGGATTCAGGGAAAAGAAGGATTCAATAGAATAATTGATTTATTAAGAGGCCATGAAATTGAAAGCTGTTACCATCATATATATAAAGAAAGCTTTGGCTCAGAGGGGAGAGGTACGTATTACCATCACAAAAAGATTGATAAGCCGTTCCACATCGACTATTGCTTTGTATCAAAAGAGATCCTAAAGCATACACAAACATTCAAAATTGGTGAAAAGGAGGAATGGGGAGAGTTAAGTGATCATGTACCGCTTATTATTGAAGCAAGCATATGAGTTTATTTCCAAGTATGAAATATGGGCCTATAAGATATATTCTTCAATGAAATTGATCATTAACCCGTGGAAGACAAACATTAGAGGGGTGCTTCTTTTGCCGGTAAATAATAATAAAACAATAGAAGAGTTGCTGGATTTGGAAGAGGAATTAAAGGATAAAATTCAAACTGAAGAAAATGCTTCTTATTATGAGTTGATTCAAGTCTATGAAACTATGTATAAAAAAATAGCGAGAGACACCGACTCTGAATATCAACCAAGTTTAAATAACATTAAAGATAAACTCATATTTCACCTCATAAAGCATGGTACATATTTGAAGACAGTTTATCAAAAGGATGACCGTACAGCTGAAAGCTGTATGAAAAGGGCAATTTTCTACGAAAAGAACTTACCCATTGCTTATTATCGGTTAGGATTTCTGCATTATAAGAAAAGATCCTATACAGTGGCACTTCTACATTTCCAGGATGCCCTCCGTTATGAGGAAAGAGAAGGTGACGGAATGTACAAAATGAATGAGCAGCAGCTTTATAATTGTCGTCTATACTTAGCAAACTGTGGACTATTTATTGCCCAGAAGGCATATGAGGAACTGAAAGTTCTTAACCTTAAAGCTGAAATGCAAAAGGTCCTGAATTACGTAGTATCTCCGTATTATGAGTTAATCAGGGATAATGAGCAGTATTTAGGTCAACACGAATACTGTATGGTTTCTAAGAATAATACAAAGTATTGCGGCAGAGAGGAATGTGAAGAAGCACAGGACATAAAAGGGAAGTTAATCCTTGATTTTACGGATAGGCGTATTTCCTTGATATACAATGGGCGGATGACAACCCTGTCAGGAAATCATGCTGAGATTCTTAGACTCCTTCTTATAAAAAGCGAAGAGAACAAACCACTAACGAAAAATGTGTTTTATGATATTTTTTCGGTTTCTAACGCCAGTGGAGAAATTTCTTCAAACACATATATTCAAAATATCACTAGGATTAGACGTAAGCTTAGGGAGATTGGGATCCCTAAGGGAATGATTGTTAATAAAGTTGGGAGCCCTGAAACAGGTTATTATTGCGAGCAAAGCATCCCATATATCATTATACATCGAACAGATGAAACCTTCATTTTGAACTGATGACAGGTCTGTCATCGCCCTTTTGAGATAATTAATTTACAAACGAAGGGGAGATGATGAGATGAAGAAAACGTGGAATCAGTTATTTGTCAGACAGGGATGGTCATTGTATGAGGTGAAAGAAAATATCTTTGATTACAGCAGGGAAACTGAAGAAAATGTTGAGTTTCTTATCTTAAGTCTGGATGGTGCTGGTGTCAATTATGCCCTCAATAATGGAAGGGTGATACTGTTTGATGAAGCGGTCGCTGAAGAAAAGTGGCTGAAGGCTGTCGATTTTAAGGGGCGCGGACATGGAGAAGGGCTTTGGTTCCGCCCAGGTATTGAACAGCCGAAAGTTGCTGAACTAGATACGTATATCAGTGGGATTGTACGTCAATTGAATAGACTCGGCTTTCATACAATGGGCTCCTGTGATGGGCATGAAAGAAGACCTGCCCATGTCATGATTACAAAGGAAAGCAACCTTATTGAGTTAGTGGGCTTGTTATTGGCACTAGGAATCAAAAAGATTTATTCAAGTGAACAGAAGAACAGTAACCATATAGCACTTCATTTAAAGCGTAACCATCTCCTTGATCTGGCAGAAAAGCTCAGCTTGATAGAAGCAGATTGGGTTAGTAAGGGAGAAACATTCATCAGAGAAAAGATGTTTCAGCATCAATTGGAGGAACTTCTGATGATTCCAGGTGCAAGCGGTAAGGAAGCCAAGGCCAGGGAATATGTAGTGGAGAAATTAAGGCCCCTCGTCGATCATCTCACCATCGATAGAACAGGCAATATCCTGGCTGAGAAGACATATCAAACTGGACATGGACCTGTCATCCTATTGAATGCACATTTAGATACGGTAGATGAAATTGAGGAAGGCCGCGAAATTATTAAGAAGGGGAAAATCTGGTCCAGCAGTAAGGGGATTTTAGGAGCGGATGACCGTGCAGGTGTGGCCGTACTGCTCCATATTGCTGAATCCCTTCATCTATCTTCAACCTTCAATGGGAAGGTGAAATTTATCTTCACAGTGGAAGAGGAATGCGGACTGGTAGGAGCAAATGAGGTTGATGATTACTTTCTTTGGAATACCGATGCAGCCATTGTGGTTGATCGCCGTGGAACCGGAGATATCGTTACTTCTTGTGGTGGATATGTACCTTTCTGCGATCAACGCTATGGTGCTTTCTTTGAAGAAGTAGCAATAAGTGAGGGCTTTAACAATTGGAAGGCAACTTCAGGAGGCAGCAGCGATACATGGGTATGGGCAATGCATGGTATAGAAAGTGTGAATTTATCTGCAGGTTACTTTAATGAACATACCGATGAGGAAAATTTGGATGTGGAGAGCTGTTACAGAACGGCTATGCTAATAGAGGGTGTCTTTAAGAGAAGCAGGGAAATGAAAGGTGTTTTAAGGGAGATAAATCGAATGAAAAGAATAAATGACTTTATAGCAGAAGCACTCTGAACTGTGCATACAATAGGGGAGAGGGCCACTTTCAAAGTGGCTTTTCTTGCTTGTTAACCATCTCTAATACAATTTTTAAATATAGATAATACAATCAATAGGAGGCCACCAACATGTCGACCTAAAACAAGTTAGTCAGGGATAAAATCCTACAAATCATTCAAAGTAAAGGTAAGGAGTTTTCGACGAAGCTCCTGAACAATGAAGACTACATAAAGTATTTAAAAGTTAAAGCTTATGAGGAACTGGACGAGTATTGTGCAGCTGAAACGGATGGAGAAGCAGTAGAAGAGCTTGCTGATCTGTTAGAGGTTATCCTGGCATTGGTTAAGCAGCATGGATTTTCTATAGAAGAAGTGGAAGCTTTGCGAAAAGATAAGTCTGAGAAGCGTGGGGCATTTCAGGAGAAGGTGTTTTGATTGAGGTAGAGGATTGATTCAAGTGAATGTTAATTAAAAAATCTTTATGCGTGGTGGAAAACAATGAACAGCTTTGAATTAAAAGATAGAATCAACAACCTGTCCATATGGAAAAAAGGGGACCAGAGAGCCCCTCATAAACCGTTGCTGATTTTATTTGCATTGGGACAGCTTCAAGCGGACAAACCTAGATTCATAAGTTATGAAGTTACAAGGGAAAAGCTAACGGAGCTGCTGAGGGAATTCGGTCCGCTCAGGAAGTCCTATCACCCTGAAGAACCTTTTGTACGTTTGAGGAGAGACGGTATATGGCTTCTGCATAAAGAGGCGAATGCAAAGAGTCCTAGTAATCGTCAGTTACTTGCCGATGAAGTTGCAGGGGGATTCACCCCGGAAGTTTATCAACTTCTAAAAAATGAGCCCAGGCTCGTGCAGGAGATTGCCCATATTATATTGGATAGTCATTTTCCTGAAACAATCCACCAGGACATCCTGGATGCGGTTGGACTGGATTTTACCATTTATACAAAAAAGAAAAGAGATCCAAAGTTCAGAGAGAAGATCTTAAGGGCTTACGGGTACAGTTGTGCGGTTTGTGGTTTCAATGTTAGACTCTCACACACACTCGTTGGAGTTGAAGCAGCTCATATCAAGTGGCATCAAGCCGGCGGGCCGGATACAGAAGAAAACGGAATCGCTTTATGTTCGTTGCATCATAAATTATTTGACAGGGGAGTGTTCACTTTAACAAAGGAGCGAAAGATGGTTGTGTCACAGGATGCACATGGGACACATGGATTTGAAGAGTGGCTGATGCGGTTTAATGGGCAG
This Bacillus sp. Marseille-Q1617 DNA region includes the following protein-coding sequences:
- a CDS encoding helix-turn-helix domain-containing protein, whose amino-acid sequence is MVKEENQQFAKLLGEHLKRGRYELGMTQAEFAETTELSEEGYGMIERGQRIPSALTLCIIHIKTGISMDLIFKEFAKIKNR
- a CDS encoding nucleoside triphosphate pyrophosphohydrolase, which translates into the protein MPTYNKLVRDKIPQIIESKGKKFSIKVLNDEDYIKYLKEKAYEELDECCAAETDGEAMEELADLLEVIRALAVQHGSSIEEVEAGRIDKVEKRGGFQEKVFLIEVED
- a CDS encoding endonuclease/exonuclease/phosphatase family protein, with the protein product MPDIALIQECIHPGSLKDTLKHNDVIWAGKEDGIGIGVFSFSEDISLKLLVDEMKYEWIVPIKVSGKVDFVLIAVWTKRLPGVSYGKVLYSALKEYRHFFLNNQVMVVGDFNIDQKLPASYSGIQGKEGFNRIIDLLRGHEIESCYHHIYKESFGSEGRGTYYHHKKIDKPFHIDYCFVSKEILKHTQTFKIGEKEEWGELSDHVPLIIEASI
- a CDS encoding response regulator transcription factor, yielding MYRLLLKQAYEFISKYEIWAYKIYSSMKLIINPWKTNIRGVLLLPVNNNKTIEELLDLEEELKDKIQTEENASYYELIQVYETMYKKIARDTDSEYQPSLNNIKDKLIFHLIKHGTYLKTVYQKDDRTAESCMKRAIFYEKNLPIAYYRLGFLHYKKRSYTVALLHFQDALRYEEREGDGMYKMNEQQLYNCRLYLANCGLFIAQKAYEELKVLNLKAEMQKVLNYVVSPYYELIRDNEQYLGQHEYCMVSKNNTKYCGREECEEAQDIKGKLILDFTDRRISLIYNGRMTTLSGNHAEILRLLLIKSEENKPLTKNVFYDIFSVSNASGEISSNTYIQNITRIRRKLREIGIPKGMIVNKVGSPETGYYCEQSIPYIIIHRTDETFILN
- a CDS encoding M20/M25/M40 family metallo-hydrolase; the encoded protein is MKKTWNQLFVRQGWSLYEVKENIFDYSRETEENVEFLILSLDGAGVNYALNNGRVILFDEAVAEEKWLKAVDFKGRGHGEGLWFRPGIEQPKVAELDTYISGIVRQLNRLGFHTMGSCDGHERRPAHVMITKESNLIELVGLLLALGIKKIYSSEQKNSNHIALHLKRNHLLDLAEKLSLIEADWVSKGETFIREKMFQHQLEELLMIPGASGKEAKAREYVVEKLRPLVDHLTIDRTGNILAEKTYQTGHGPVILLNAHLDTVDEIEEGREIIKKGKIWSSSKGILGADDRAGVAVLLHIAESLHLSSTFNGKVKFIFTVEEECGLVGANEVDDYFLWNTDAAIVVDRRGTGDIVTSCGGYVPFCDQRYGAFFEEVAISEGFNNWKATSGGSSDTWVWAMHGIESVNLSAGYFNEHTDEENLDVESCYRTAMLIEGVFKRSREMKGVLREINRMKRINDFIAEAL
- a CDS encoding phosphorothioated DNA-binding restriction endonuclease, with the protein product MNSFELKDRINNLSIWKKGDQRAPHKPLLILFALGQLQADKPRFISYEVTREKLTELLREFGPLRKSYHPEEPFVRLRRDGIWLLHKEANAKSPSNRQLLADEVAGGFTPEVYQLLKNEPRLVQEIAHIILDSHFPETIHQDILDAVGLDFTIYTKKKRDPKFREKILRAYGYSCAVCGFNVRLSHTLVGVEAAHIKWHQAGGPDTEENGIALCSLHHKLFDRGVFTLTKERKMVVSQDAHGTHGFEEWLMRFNGQLIREPIQSYYYPDHLFLDWHVREVFKGPQYGI